A stretch of DNA from Amylolactobacillus amylophilus DSM 20533 = JCM 1125:
GAATTTTAAAGAATACACTAATCATGAAGAATTCATCGAACAACAGGCGGTAAAAGACCGCAATCTGGTAACAGCTAATGGTACTGCTGCACTAGAATTTACACACCTGGTATTAAAAATGATCAATTTTGCAGCTGAATCGGAGATAGATAAGACTACTGATTTGTATACATTGGGCTTTTATAATTTCAGCGCTAAATACGGAATCCCGTTTACTACAGAAACATACTATTAATAAGTAGTATCCACCGTGGAATTATAACCTATTACTCAGCTTAATTGAGATGTAGCTGATAAATTTCAATGAAGCTGAGGCAGAGTGAGTATACGGTACAACATTTAAACGACCAAGTTAGATTAAACAATAGCCATACCCCATACTAGAAAGTTTGAGATATAGCCAACAAAATATTTGTCCCAATTCAACACAATATGTAGCAAAAATTAATAAGAAAGTCCTTTAAACCTATTAAACATAGATCAAGTTCGGAATGCAGTTGGAGTAGGCGCCTGACTAACGAAACCTCAGGTTCTATATTTAACATAGCCTGAGGTTTTTGTTTTGGAAGAAAAATGGTTAATGGAAAGCCCTTTAAAACGCACAATCAACAAATGAAAATTTTGCGAATGCGCGGATTGGAAGTTTCAACAGCAAATAAAAGAAGTCTCAAACAAATAGGTTACTACGCACTAATTAATGGATACAAATGGAATTTTTTACAGAGAGATTCTACCGGAGAAATTTTAAAGCCAGAAAAGTATATAAATGGCGCCAAATTCAGTGAGATCAGAGATTTATACTAATTTGACTCTGAACTACAATCAATACTATACAAGTATCTATTAAAGTATGAATCTGTTCTCGGAGCTTCTATATCATATAACTTTTCAATGGAGTATCCCGAAGAACATTCATATCTTGCAGTTGATAACTATAGCCGCCTTCCCTCCAAGGTAAGCAGTGTGGTATCTACTATTAGTTCGTTGTCGAATGTAATCAAGAAAAACGCTAATTCTACAGCCGCAATTAAACATTATCTTAATAACCATGGCCATATACCACTTTGGGTATTGGTAAATTTTTTGACCTTTGGAGAAATAAATCACTTTTATTCAAACTTAGTTGACAATTTACAAATTAAGATTGCTACCGAATTTTCAAGGGAAAGATCCAGAGAGTGGTCATCAGAAAACAAAATCAGAATTACTCCCGAAACGATTAAGACAGTGAACCATTTAGTTAATTTATTCAGAAATTCAGTGGCCCACGGCGAAATAACCTATTCAAGAAAAATTGCAAAGTCTCCGAAAACAACTCCTATCCGAATTGCCTTAAATATGGATAAATCAGTTTTTTCAAGTCAAGCGGGCGTTTTTGAATTAATTCTTTCGCTTAAGGTAATGTTACCAAAAAAATACTACATAAAACTTTCTCACGAACTTATCAATCTCTTAAGCCAATATAAAAATAAATTTCAATCAATAGATTTTTCAAGTATTTTGCAAGATATGAATTTTCCAAATAATTACCAAGAGTATATATAAAATAGCCATATTGTTCCATTATTGTAATACAAACATTCAGCTACTGATTTTCAGGCAATTCTTGGCAATGACACTGTATAGATGACGTTAGACATCTATACCCATATGACGGACAACGGCAAGAGTCGAGTGGCTAATGCATTGAACGGTTTAAATATTTAGTTAGTCAAAAACAAAAATAAAATGCGCAAACCCTCTTTTATTAAGGACTTACGCACATATCGAAGGAGAGTACAGGATTTGAACCTGCGCGCCGGTATTAGCCGGTTCGCCGGATTTCGAGTCCGGTGCATTACCACTCTGCCAACTCTCCATATTACTCAGTTAATTATAGCAAAGTTTGCTGCTAGAACAAACTGGGTTTTTATATTTTTGTTACCAAACGAGCTTATCCGAAAGAAGTTGTGCAATCTGTTCAAGGTATTCTTGATCTAACTCATCATAGGCCGCTGTTGTTGGTGCATCAAGATCAAGTACGCCTACTAACTTGTCATTAGAATACATTGGCACGACAATCTCAGACATTGCAGCAGAATCACACTGAATGTAATTCTCCCGCTGTGTCACATCATCAACAATAATTGTCTCATTCTTCTCGGCGGACTCACCACAAACACCCTTACCGAGTGCAATCCTAGTGCAAGACACACTACCTTGAAATGGTGCGAGCACGAGTTCGTCACCATTATACAAGTAGAATCCAGCAAATACTGACTCAGGTAGGAACTGTTTGATGGCGGCGGAGACATTGCCTAATGTCGCAATTTTGTCCGGCTCCATCTCAATTAATCCCTCAACTTGGGCAACTAATATTTCATAATCATCTTTTTTGGTCATTATTAAACCTCAATTATTTTCTCGTCCAGAATATTAGTAGGTCGTAAGCGAGAAGACATCATAGTCTTTCAAGTTATCACGTCCAGGCAATTCACTCAGTTCAATAATGAAGGCAACACCCACTACCTCACCGCCAAGTCGCTCAATCAGGCGAATTGTCGCCTGAATTGTGCCACCTGTAGCTAATAAATCGTCTACAACTAAAACCTTATCGCCGGGCTTAATCGCGTCAAGATGCATCTCTAGCGTAGAGCTAGTACCGTACTCAAGATCATACGTCTCGGATTCTGTTGCCCGAGGTAGTTTGCCTTCTTTCCTAGCCTGAACAAAGCCAACACCAAGTTCTGTTGCAATTGGTGCACCCACCAGAAAACCCCGTGCTTCAGGTGCAGCAACTGCAGTTGCGCCCTTTCTCCGCCCGAATTCTGCTAGTTCACTGATTGCTTCCTTGAATGCTGGACCGTTCCCCACCAACGGTGAGAAGTCCCGAAAAATAATTCCCTTTTCCGGAAAGTCTGGAATATCCGCAATATATTTCTTAAAATCAAAAGACATGTAAATCCTCCATTATTGAAGCAACGATTCGATGTAACGGACCAACTCTCTGCTCGAAAGAGACTTCATTTGTTCCTTAAATTTCAGTCTCTGCTCAGTCAATTGAAGATATTTAGAACTGGTCAAAGGCGTCGCTACGACATCTTTATTTGGCACAATTTTGAACTCATCTATTTTAACAAAATTTAGATCAAAAAACACTCTAAATATGAATTTTAAGGTAGATTCGTTCGTTTCTAAGTATTTATTTGCCAAATTGTATGATGCAATTGTTAGCCCGGGATGTTGATAAACATACTTTAAAACATTTTTAAAGATACGTTCGTCAGGAATTTGGTCAATCGTGAGATTGTCATAGTTAAATTTCAATAAAACACGCTCAAATTCGTATGTTTTAAAGAGTTGGCGTAAATCATTCGGCGTTTGGGGTAGCTCCATCAGCGCAGCACTCTGTAGCCTTCGCGGCTCGTCATAATCAACGAGCAGAATCTTACTGCGATCTAGCTGTTCCTGAATACAGAAGTTTTCTGCTAAATCCTCGTGATAGAACAGATATGAATCACCCACGTGAAGAGTTGTCTGCTCACTCCGTAAGTCCACTACTCTACTAGTAGTTGTTGCTGGCAACTCGTACCTAAAATCAGCGACGATAATCTGTAACTTTGCTTGACCGCGCCAGATATTCAGGGAAATTCCGCCATACAGCTCAGCCACATAGTTTAAGAGACGCTCGTCAAAGTTTGCCAAATTAAAACTAACTAGGTCAAATTGCTGTTTAGTATCTGATTTTAGACTAGCCTTGAAGTATTGTTGGTTGCTGCCAATTTTTTTGAAATTGCTAATTAGTGGTCTGTTAAAGCGGAAGACTGGCTCCTCATTGTCAGTGCCAAAGGGGCCTAAGAGCATGATTTGATTATACAAGTCAATATTCAATTGATCAAGGTCAATACTTGTATCATACAAATTACTGGTTTCAAGCGTTTGTGGTACGTAAGTCTGCTCGAAAGCCTGACGGAATTCTGCCAAATTCTCCTCAGGCATACTGAGGCCGCAAGCCATGGTATGACCGCCAAACTTACTGAGCAAGGTATGTGACAATGGCTCTAGGGCAGCGAATATATCGAAACCCTCGACGCTTCTGCCGGAACCCTTCAGCAAACCACTGCTATCTTTAGTTAGCACGATAGTTGGCCGATGATATCGTTGAATCAAGCGACTAGCAACTATTCCCAGTACTCCTTCATGAAAGTCTGGTCCAACGACGACTAACGTTCTATTTTTGTCTAACTGTTGCGCGGCAATCAGCTCTTGCGCCGTCTCAAAGGCCTCTTCAGATATTTCCTTCCGACGAACGTTTTGGTCCTCAAGCTCTTGGGCGAGCTTGTGGGCCACCTCTTCATCTTCCGCTAAAAGTAACTCGACTGCCTTATTGGCGTCGTCTAACCGGCCAATCGAATTCAAACGCGGTGCGAAGCCAAATGAGATATCCTGTGCGGTTAAGTTGTCCAACTGGATTTTGGCGACATCAAGCAAGGCGTTTAGGCCCAGACGGTTCTGTTGCTTAATCACTTCAATGCCGTACTTAACCAGCAGGTGATTCTCACCACGAAGTGGTACGAGATCTGCTATAGTACCGATTGCTACCAGGTCTAGTAAATCCTCTAAAGGATCACCGTCCATCAATGCACGTGCCAAACTATAGGCTACTCCTACACCAGAATAGTCGTGAAAAGGATAGGACTGATTGCTGAGTTTAGGATGAATGATGCTATAGGCAAGTGGTAGCCGTGCCGGGATTGTGTGGTGATCCGTCACGATGACGTCAACACCCCGTTTAGCCATCTCGTCAATCTCGGTAGCACCTGTGATGCCGTTGTCGACCGTAATCAAGAGTTTGGTGCCGGCAGCGATTAATTCTTCGTACTTTCGTAAATTTGGGCCATAGCCATCCTTGAAACGGCTGGGGATATAATAATTTACCTCTGCCCCGAGTATCTGGAGGGTCTCCACTAGGACTACGGTGCTCGTAATGCCATCGGCGTCATAATCGCCATAGACCGTGATTTGCTCCCCTGCATCAATTGCAGCCATGATACGCTCTAACGTCTTGTCCATCTCGTTGAATAAAAACGGGTCGGCGAGATCAGCCAATGTGCCATTCAGCCAGTAATTTATTTCATCCGCGGAGCTAATTCCCCTAGAAGCAAATAAACTTGCCACCACCGGTGACAAGTTAAATTGTGCAGCAAGTTCAGAATCAATTGTTGTCTCTCTTAATCTCTGTTTCCACATAAATCCTATTTTACCATATCTTCCAGATCAAAAATCTTGAGTGTTTTAGATGTTGCCTTCTGGGTTTTAACTAACTTACCTCGAATTGCCCACCGGCTGATTCCACCGTTGGCACAGGTAATGAGCGTTACCATTTTTTTCTTGGTGTTATTAACCAGCCAGACAGCGTAGGGATTAACAACTTTCTTGTAATATATTTTGTATGTGTAGACCTTTTTCAAATCTGTCAGGTACACCTTCTGCCCTATTTGGGCACGTTCAATGGGCGAGAACAGTATTCCCTTATTGGTCATATAGTGGCCAGCTAAGGGATAGTTACCCTGACCCATCTTTTGGTCAGGTCGCATCGTACCACCACCGCTGGACAGCGCCGCGTCACTCAAGCCTTTCAGAATCGGTAAGCGCATCTTCACGGACGGAATGGCGAGGACTCCAAGTGTCTGGGCCGTATTATTCGCCATACTATTGCCAATCTGTGCCATGTCGATACTCTTGACCTTACTGAAGTCGAAATCTCCCTTAGACTTATTAGCCTGCTCGATACTCTTCGGCGAAATCTTCGCCATCTTATTCTCTTGGTTCATTTGGACCAACCAACCTTTAATTGGCTCGTTGAAGATTAAAACAAGCCCAATTAACAGTAAGATAGTCGCTAGAATAGTTAAAATAATTCTCCGTGCTTTTCTCATTACCACACCTAATTATTTACCTTTAATATCGTCGTCATTCATTTTCAAAACGGCCATGAAGGCCTCCTGCGGAACTTCAACCTTACCAACCGACTTCATGCGCTTCTTACCGCGCTTCTGCTTGTCTAGGAGCTTTGCACGACGGTCGGGATCACCTGTGTGGATTCTCGCGGTAACATCCTTACGGTATGCCTTAATAGTCGTTCGTGCAATTACCTTCGCACCAATAGCAGCTTGGACGGCCACCTCAAAGTTTTGCCGTGGAATGATATTCTTCATCATTGAGGCAATCTCCCGCCCGCGTTCAGCAGAGAACTCGCGGTGCACAATGAAACTCAGTGCATCCACCGGTTCCTTGTTCAGCAAGATATCGATTTTGACTAAATCACTCGCACGGTAGCCGATAATATCGTAGTCGAGTGATGCATAGCCTTTCGTGTTTGATTTCAAGTCATCAAAGAAATCGAAAATTATTTCTGACAGTGGCATCTCATAAACAACGTTAACCCGGTATTTATCCAAGTAATCCATGGTCTGAAAGACACCACGTTTTCTTTGACAGAGTTCCATCACAGAGCCAACATACTCCTCTGGCACCATGATCTCCGCCTTAACGAATGGCTCCTTAATCTCTTTAAGCTGGCCAACCTCCGGCATCTCTGCTGGGTTTGAAATCATCCGCTCTGACCCATCTGTCAGCGTGGCATGGTAATCAACTGAAGGTGCGGTCATGATCAGATCGAGATTGAATTCCCGCTCTAAGCGTTCCTGCACCACATCCATATGGAGTAATCCTAAAAAGCCACAGCGGAAACCAAAGCCCAATGCCTGAGATGTCTCAGGTTCAAATTCGAGTGCCGCATCGTTTAATTGTAACTTCTCAAGCGCCTCACGCAAGTCATTAAACTTCCCATTGTCAACCGGATAAAGGCCGGCATACACCATCGGTTTAATCTGGCGGTACCCAGGTAGGGCCGCCGGCGCCGGATTGGCGGGTGAAGTAATCGTATCACCAACATGGGTTTCCCGGACGGATTTGATGTTCGCCGTAATGTAACCAACGTCTCCGGCGATTAATTCTTTTTTGGCTACGGGTTTGGGTGATTGCACGCCCACCTCTGTTACCTCAAATTTCTTGCCGGTGCTCATGATTTGAATCTCATCACCAACCTTAACTCGGCCGGTTTTCAATCGCACACTTAGTACGACCCCTCTGTATGAATCATAGATGGAATCGAAAATTAGGGCTTGCAATGGACCGTTGATATCGCCAGTAGGTGCTGGGATGTCCGTCACAATCCGCTCTAACAATTCCTCAATTCCGAACCCGGTTTTACCAGACACGAGGACTGCTTCCGTCGCATCAATCCCAATCATATCCTCAATTTCTTCTTTGACCATCTCTGGGTCGGCCGAGGGCAAGTCGATTTTGTTCAAAACCGGGAGAATCTCGAGGTCGTTATCGAGCGCCAGGTAGGTGTTCGCTAGTGTCTGCGCCTCAACACCCTGTGCTGCGTCCACTACTAGTAGGGCGCCCTCACAGGCAGCTAGGCTCCTGGAAACCTCATAAGTGAAGTCGACATGTCCTGGGGTATCGATCAAATGGAAGGTGTATTCCTCCCCATCCTGAGCGGTGTACTTGAGTTCAACCGAATTAAGCTTAATCGTAATCCCACGCTCGCGCTCTAGGTCCATGTTATCGAGTAATTGCTGCTTCATGTCACGCTCAGCCACCGTATCCGTCAGCTCGAGAATGCGGTCCGCAATCGTCGACTTACCATGATCAATGTGCGCGACAATCGAGAAGTTACGCATATGTGCCTGGTAGTCTTGTAATTCTTCATTATTCATATCTAATCAACCTTTTCTGTCTAGCATTATAACAAAGCTGGCAGCTGTTGAGAAAGAAACTGCACTTTAGTATCCTTTAACAATTTCTTCAACTGTGGATTTATCTAATCCACGTAAAACTTTCACCAATAACTCCTGGGCCGCATCAAAATCGGCGATCGAGAACATCGTTTGGTGCGTGTGAATATAACGTCCAGGAACCCCGATTACCGTACTTGGAATACCCTCATTTGCGGTGTGGGCTGCACCGGCATCCGTGCCACCCTTTGAGACAAAGTACTGGTAAGGAATGTTATTATCTTCTGCAGTAGTCAATAAGTAATCTCGCAGCTTTGGCAATGTAATTAGGCCCGGATCTTGAATTCTAATCATCACGCCCTCACCTAGGTGCCCAAATGTACCTGTTTTCGTGTGGATATCATCCGCCGCAGAACAATCAACGGCGAAGAACAAATCAGGCTGGAACTTGGTGACCGCCGGTTTAGCTCCACGCAAGCCCACTTCTTCCTGAACATTAGCCCCCATAACCAGATTACTGTCCAAATTATCATTCTGTAGGGTCTCTAAAGCCTCTAATACCATCGTGCAGCCATACCTATTATCCCACGCCTTTGAGATAATATTCTTACCATTGGCAGTCTTGATAGTGGAGACATCTGGCACGATGGTGTCTCCCGGTTTAATCCCAAAGGAAAGCACTTCGTCTTTGTCTGTGAAGCCGCCATCAAACAGGATATCTGTTACCTGAAGATTCTGCTGACCGTTAGTGCCCCGGAGCAAGTGTGGTGGGATCGAGGATGAAATCACTGGATAGTTCTGACCGTTGCTCGCCTTTAGCGTAAATCGTTGGGCAGAGACCACTGTTGGGTTCCAGCCTCCCAATGGAACAACCTTGAAGAAGCCGTTGGCGGTAATTTGGGCTATCATAAAGCCAACTTCGTCCATGTGTGCCGCAACCATCACTGTTTTAGCATCCGTGACCCGACTCTTCTTCACACCGAAAATTCCGCCTAAGCCATCTTGTTC
This window harbors:
- a CDS encoding GAF domain-containing protein, with the translated sequence MTKKDDYEILVAQVEGLIEMEPDKIATLGNVSAAIKQFLPESVFAGFYLYNGDELVLAPFQGSVSCTRIALGKGVCGESAEKNETIIVDDVTQRENYIQCDSAAMSEIVVPMYSNDKLVGVLDLDAPTTAAYDELDQEYLEQIAQLLSDKLVW
- a CDS encoding adenine phosphoribosyltransferase gives rise to the protein MSFDFKKYIADIPDFPEKGIIFRDFSPLVGNGPAFKEAISELAEFGRRKGATAVAAPEARGFLVGAPIATELGVGFVQARKEGKLPRATESETYDLEYGTSSTLEMHLDAIKPGDKVLVVDDLLATGGTIQATIRLIERLGGEVVGVAFIIELSELPGRDNLKDYDVFSLTTY
- the recJ gene encoding single-stranded-DNA-specific exonuclease RecJ, coding for MWKQRLRETTIDSELAAQFNLSPVVASLFASRGISSADEINYWLNGTLADLADPFLFNEMDKTLERIMAAIDAGEQITVYGDYDADGITSTVVLVETLQILGAEVNYYIPSRFKDGYGPNLRKYEELIAAGTKLLITVDNGITGATEIDEMAKRGVDVIVTDHHTIPARLPLAYSIIHPKLSNQSYPFHDYSGVGVAYSLARALMDGDPLEDLLDLVAIGTIADLVPLRGENHLLVKYGIEVIKQQNRLGLNALLDVAKIQLDNLTAQDISFGFAPRLNSIGRLDDANKAVELLLAEDEEVAHKLAQELEDQNVRRKEISEEAFETAQELIAAQQLDKNRTLVVVGPDFHEGVLGIVASRLIQRYHRPTIVLTKDSSGLLKGSGRSVEGFDIFAALEPLSHTLLSKFGGHTMACGLSMPEENLAEFRQAFEQTYVPQTLETSNLYDTSIDLDQLNIDLYNQIMLLGPFGTDNEEPVFRFNRPLISNFKKIGSNQQYFKASLKSDTKQQFDLVSFNLANFDERLLNYVAELYGGISLNIWRGQAKLQIIVADFRYELPATTTSRVVDLRSEQTTLHVGDSYLFYHEDLAENFCIQEQLDRSKILLVDYDEPRRLQSAALMELPQTPNDLRQLFKTYEFERVLLKFNYDNLTIDQIPDERIFKNVLKYVYQHPGLTIASYNLANKYLETNESTLKFIFRVFFDLNFVKIDEFKIVPNKDVVATPLTSSKYLQLTEQRLKFKEQMKSLSSRELVRYIESLLQ
- a CDS encoding class A sortase; this encodes MRKARRIILTILATILLLIGLVLIFNEPIKGWLVQMNQENKMAKISPKSIEQANKSKGDFDFSKVKSIDMAQIGNSMANNTAQTLGVLAIPSVKMRLPILKGLSDAALSSGGGTMRPDQKMGQGNYPLAGHYMTNKGILFSPIERAQIGQKVYLTDLKKVYTYKIYYKKVVNPYAVWLVNNTKKKMVTLITCANGGISRWAIRGKLVKTQKATSKTLKIFDLEDMVK
- the lepA gene encoding translation elongation factor 4; this encodes MNNEELQDYQAHMRNFSIVAHIDHGKSTIADRILELTDTVAERDMKQQLLDNMDLERERGITIKLNSVELKYTAQDGEEYTFHLIDTPGHVDFTYEVSRSLAACEGALLVVDAAQGVEAQTLANTYLALDNDLEILPVLNKIDLPSADPEMVKEEIEDMIGIDATEAVLVSGKTGFGIEELLERIVTDIPAPTGDINGPLQALIFDSIYDSYRGVVLSVRLKTGRVKVGDEIQIMSTGKKFEVTEVGVQSPKPVAKKELIAGDVGYITANIKSVRETHVGDTITSPANPAPAALPGYRQIKPMVYAGLYPVDNGKFNDLREALEKLQLNDAALEFEPETSQALGFGFRCGFLGLLHMDVVQERLEREFNLDLIMTAPSVDYHATLTDGSERMISNPAEMPEVGQLKEIKEPFVKAEIMVPEEYVGSVMELCQRKRGVFQTMDYLDKYRVNVVYEMPLSEIIFDFFDDLKSNTKGYASLDYDIIGYRASDLVKIDILLNKEPVDALSFIVHREFSAERGREIASMMKNIIPRQNFEVAVQAAIGAKVIARTTIKAYRKDVTARIHTGDPDRRAKLLDKQKRGKKRMKSVGKVEVPQEAFMAVLKMNDDDIKGK
- the pepA gene encoding glutamyl aminopeptidase; its protein translation is MEEKTFQRIKTLTELQGTSGFEHDIRSYMRAQITPLVDSVEQDGLGGIFGVKKSRVTDAKTVMVAAHMDEVGFMIAQITANGFFKVVPLGGWNPTVVSAQRFTLKASNGQNYPVISSSIPPHLLRGTNGQQNLQVTDILFDGGFTDKDEVLSFGIKPGDTIVPDVSTIKTANGKNIISKAWDNRYGCTMVLEALETLQNDNLDSNLVMGANVQEEVGLRGAKPAVTKFQPDLFFAVDCSAADDIHTKTGTFGHLGEGVMIRIQDPGLITLPKLRDYLLTTAEDNNIPYQYFVSKGGTDAGAAHTANEGIPSTVIGVPGRYIHTHQTMFSIADFDAAQELLVKVLRGLDKSTVEEIVKGY